The Streptomyces griseiscabiei genomic sequence CCCGGGTCGGGGTGGACGCCGTACGGCGCCCACCCCTTGTCGACCGGTCAGCGGTTCGGGCCGGTCAGACGGTCACTCCTTTCGGCACGGGCGCCGCGAGCCGGCCCGTGCGGTGCAGGCCGTACACCGACGCGGCGCAGCCGAGGCCGAGCGCGCAGAGCGCGAGCCAGGGCAGCGCGGGCAGTCCGGCCTCGCGGGCGGTGTCCAGGGCCGCGCCGGTGAGGAGGTTGCCGACCGTGATGCCCACTCCGCACACGGTGTTGTACAGCCCGTAGTGCGTGGCGACGAGCCGGTCCCCGGAGAGACGGACGATGGTGTCCATCTCGAACGGGTACGCGATCATCGTGCCGACGGCCAGGAGCAGCGCGGCCAGCGTCGGCGGGAGGGCGGCCAGCAGCCAGAGTCCCGGTCCGGCGTCGGGCACGGGCACCGTCGTGGCCAGGAGCAGCGGCACGAACGCGGCGCCCATGACCGCGAGCCCCCGGATCAGCGCCTGGCCGGGCTCGTACCGTGCCTTGCACCAGGCGGTCACCCGCGTCTGCCCGAGGATCGTGCTCAGCCCGGACACCGCGAAGAGCACCGCGACGGCGGCCGTGCCGAACTCCCCGTCACCGCCGACGCGTCGCACCTCCAGGGGCAGGGCCAGATAGACCTGGAAGGTGAGGACGTAACTGCCGGTCATGGCGGCGGCGAAGAGCAGGAAGGGCCGGTTGGCGAGGATGCCCCGCCACTGGGTGAGCAGACTCTCCCGGCCCTCGCCCCGCCGTTCCCCGCCGTCCTCGCGGCCCCGGGCGGGCAGGGCGCGGATCTGTACGAGCGACAGCACCGCGAAAATGCCGGCCGCCGTCAGACAGGTGACGCGGAAGTCGACGCCGGTGAGGACCATGCCGAC encodes the following:
- a CDS encoding MFS transporter, with translation MKGTLAQARSYDRAVRLLMVNQFTINLGFYMLMPYLAAHLSGTLGLAGWIVGLVLGVRNFSQQGMFVVGGALADRFGYKPLIVAGCVLRTAGFAALGFVDSLAALLAASAATGLAGALFNPAVRAYLAAEAGERRVEAFALFNVFYQAGILLGPLVGMVLTGVDFRVTCLTAAGIFAVLSLVQIRALPARGREDGGERRGEGRESLLTQWRGILANRPFLLFAAAMTGSYVLTFQVYLALPLEVRRVGGDGEFGTAAVAVLFAVSGLSTILGQTRVTAWCKARYEPGQALIRGLAVMGAAFVPLLLATTVPVPDAGPGLWLLAALPPTLAALLLAVGTMIAYPFEMDTIVRLSGDRLVATHYGLYNTVCGVGITVGNLLTGAALDTAREAGLPALPWLALCALGLGCAASVYGLHRTGRLAAPVPKGVTV